A genomic window from Oceanobacillus timonensis includes:
- the nagZ gene encoding beta-N-acetylhexosaminidase produces MSKQALARKIGQLLVVGFNGKTITPEIKELIHDYHVGSIILFSRNIGNPDEVLSLTSSLQKEAKAAGYEKPLLICLDQENGVVSRIHQGMTTFPGAMALGATDKPQYAYEVGLATGRELKALGINWNLAPVLDVNNNPQNPVIGVRSFNENPQKVAAFGEAMMKGLQDAGVMTSLKHFPGHGDTSVDSHLDLPVISHEMGQLENVELVPFQACIQAGADAVMTAHVYFPAIEPQANTPATLSKQVYVNLLREKLGFQGAITTDCMEMKAISNTIGTEKGAVKALQAGTDFVMVSHTYPVQKRTIEEITAAVESEALSASSIEASFQRIQLLKEKYTTWKDASLSNKEKALQMVGAKEHHQLAQKVYRESVTIVHNDQLLPLKGEKPLNILVLEPAYGPMAQVEDKNMQQKSLGSAIKEYVPQASVQVYDENVRKQEMAELLQAAKQVDYIILGTVTVTENSPVIPFVHQLVNVNSNIIGVGMRNPYDFYYLNKLPTFINTYEWNDPALQVAAGAIFGKENARGTLPVKIG; encoded by the coding sequence GTGAGCAAACAAGCGTTAGCAAGAAAAATAGGTCAGTTACTCGTGGTTGGGTTTAACGGAAAAACCATAACCCCTGAAATAAAAGAATTGATACATGATTATCATGTCGGTTCCATTATTTTGTTCAGCCGAAATATCGGGAACCCGGATGAAGTTCTTTCATTAACATCAAGCTTACAAAAAGAAGCAAAAGCTGCTGGGTATGAAAAGCCCTTATTGATTTGTCTGGATCAGGAGAATGGCGTTGTCAGCAGAATACATCAAGGAATGACGACTTTTCCAGGAGCGATGGCGCTGGGCGCAACGGATAAACCACAATATGCTTATGAGGTCGGCTTAGCCACTGGAAGAGAGTTAAAAGCGCTGGGGATTAATTGGAATTTGGCACCGGTCTTAGATGTGAATAATAATCCACAGAATCCAGTTATTGGTGTCCGTTCTTTCAATGAAAATCCTCAAAAGGTTGCAGCATTTGGAGAAGCAATGATGAAAGGGCTGCAGGATGCCGGAGTGATGACATCGTTAAAGCATTTTCCGGGCCACGGGGATACAAGTGTCGATTCCCACTTAGATTTACCAGTGATATCCCATGAGATGGGCCAGCTGGAAAACGTGGAATTAGTTCCATTTCAAGCGTGTATTCAAGCTGGCGCGGATGCTGTTATGACTGCCCATGTTTATTTTCCGGCCATTGAACCGCAAGCAAATACCCCTGCGACTTTATCAAAGCAAGTTTATGTGAACCTTTTACGTGAAAAGTTAGGCTTTCAAGGAGCAATTACGACAGATTGCATGGAGATGAAGGCAATATCCAATACCATTGGAACCGAAAAAGGTGCAGTAAAAGCGTTACAGGCAGGGACTGATTTTGTCATGGTGTCTCATACGTATCCCGTTCAAAAAAGAACGATAGAAGAAATTACTGCTGCCGTTGAAAGTGAAGCGTTGTCAGCTTCCAGTATCGAAGCCTCATTTCAGCGTATTCAGCTATTAAAAGAAAAGTATACAACTTGGAAGGACGCCTCGTTATCCAACAAAGAAAAAGCCTTACAAATGGTTGGGGCAAAGGAACATCATCAGTTAGCTCAAAAAGTATATAGAGAAAGTGTCACCATCGTTCATAATGATCAGTTATTGCCGTTAAAAGGAGAGAAGCCGTTAAACATCCTTGTGTTGGAACCAGCTTATGGCCCTATGGCACAAGTAGAAGATAAAAATATGCAACAGAAATCACTTGGCTCTGCAATAAAAGAATACGTTCCTCAAGCATCTGTGCAAGTTTATGACGAGAATGTACGGAAGCAGGAAATGGCAGAACTCCTTCAAGCAGCTAAACAGGTGGATTATATCATTTTAGGGACAGTAACTGTAACAGAAAATAGCCCTGTTATCCCGTTTGTTCATCAATTAGTAAACGTAAATAGCAATATTATTGGAGTCGGGATGCGGAATCCATATGATTTTTATTACCTAAATAAGCTTCCTACTTTTATAAATACCTATGAATGGAATGACCCTGCATTACAGGTTGCTGCCGGAGCTATTTTTGGCAAAGAAAATGCTAGAGGCACACTGCCGGTCAAAATAGGATAG
- a CDS encoding beta-N-acetylhexosaminidase — protein MKLHLTGDISQVEKGLEQLLKDLGIELAKEGHRIQVSQRKGPLSVKNENQEGEILFQEKIHFFRGLGLWLEHFAAEKDFNFVEYPQFTMQGAMLDASRNAVMTVDGIKNLLRNIAMMGLNTLMVYTEDTYTVKEYPYFGYMRGRYTEEELRECDQYAANLGIEMIPCIQTLAHLTEALKWNYAIPIRDTADILLAGSKATYTFIEHLIEAASRPFQSKRIHIGMDEAHQLGLGKYLDKHGYEKRFDIMNKHLQEVTAITDRKKLQPMIWSDMYFRLGSKHGGYYDVESEIPESVVSSIPDTQLVYWDYYHDDEQFYRTFIRKHKALKDNPVFAGGVWTWNGISPNYGKAFATTEAALRACKKEKVQEIFVTMWGDNGAETPMMTALPVLQLFAEHAYHASFSEEHLQKRFHFCTGAHLDDFMLFNQLDETPGVDKDNLQTSNPSKLLLWQDILIGLYDENIKGLSLNKHYEILTAKLEQAAKRNANWSLLFHFYQQLSHVLSIKAELGRNVKETYDKQNREKLQEMLPILEEVKERVYTLRKTHRTLWFSFNKPFGWEIIEIRYGGVLARIETVMYRLNQYIDGDINKIDELEEERLYFEGPYPMQTGSLGRNLYHRIVTAGHLS, from the coding sequence ATGAAACTTCATTTAACAGGTGATATATCGCAAGTGGAAAAAGGACTAGAGCAGCTTTTAAAGGATTTGGGAATTGAATTAGCAAAAGAAGGGCACCGCATTCAAGTGAGCCAAAGAAAAGGGCCGCTTTCTGTGAAAAATGAAAATCAGGAAGGTGAAATCTTATTTCAAGAAAAAATTCACTTTTTTAGAGGGCTTGGATTATGGCTGGAACATTTTGCTGCAGAAAAAGATTTTAACTTTGTTGAATATCCCCAGTTTACGATGCAGGGTGCAATGCTGGACGCCTCGCGAAATGCAGTGATGACGGTGGACGGGATAAAAAACCTATTACGAAACATAGCCATGATGGGGCTAAATACGTTGATGGTATATACAGAAGATACATATACGGTGAAGGAATACCCATATTTTGGCTATATGCGTGGAAGATATACAGAAGAGGAACTTAGGGAATGTGATCAGTATGCAGCGAATTTAGGGATTGAAATGATTCCATGCATTCAAACACTGGCTCATTTAACAGAAGCGTTAAAATGGAATTATGCCATTCCTATCCGTGATACCGCAGATATTTTATTGGCGGGATCCAAGGCTACGTATACTTTTATAGAGCATCTTATTGAAGCTGCCAGTCGTCCTTTTCAATCGAAACGAATTCATATCGGTATGGATGAAGCACACCAGTTGGGATTAGGAAAGTATTTGGATAAACATGGATATGAAAAGCGCTTCGATATTATGAATAAACATTTACAAGAAGTAACAGCCATTACAGATAGAAAAAAACTGCAGCCAATGATTTGGAGTGATATGTATTTTCGCCTCGGCTCCAAGCATGGGGGATATTATGATGTAGAATCGGAAATTCCAGAGTCAGTTGTATCATCGATTCCGGACACGCAGCTTGTCTACTGGGATTATTATCACGATGATGAACAATTTTATCGTACGTTTATTCGGAAGCACAAAGCGTTAAAAGATAACCCTGTATTTGCAGGCGGCGTGTGGACGTGGAATGGCATCTCTCCTAACTATGGCAAAGCTTTTGCCACAACGGAAGCGGCTTTACGTGCGTGTAAAAAGGAAAAGGTTCAGGAAATTTTCGTGACAATGTGGGGCGATAATGGCGCAGAAACGCCCATGATGACCGCTTTACCGGTCTTACAATTATTTGCCGAACATGCTTATCATGCGTCATTTTCAGAGGAGCATTTGCAGAAACGATTTCATTTTTGTACAGGAGCTCATTTGGATGATTTTATGCTTTTCAATCAATTGGATGAAACACCCGGAGTGGATAAAGATAATCTACAGACTTCTAATCCATCCAAGCTATTATTATGGCAAGATATATTGATTGGTTTATATGATGAGAATATCAAAGGTCTCTCCTTAAACAAACATTATGAGATTCTGACAGCCAAGTTGGAACAAGCAGCAAAAAGAAATGCGAATTGGAGCTTATTATTTCATTTCTACCAGCAATTATCGCACGTGCTCAGCATCAAGGCAGAATTAGGCAGAAACGTAAAAGAAACGTATGATAAGCAAAATAGAGAGAAGCTTCAAGAGATGCTTCCGATTTTAGAAGAAGTAAAAGAACGCGTTTACACATTGCGGAAAACGCATCGTACCTTATGGTTTTCTTTTAACAAACCATTCGGCTGGGAAATTATTGAGATTCGGTACGGCGGCGTACTCGCACGGATAGAAACAGTGATGTACCGTCTTAATCAATACATTGATGGAGACATTAATAAAATTGATGAGCTGGAAGAAGAACGGCTCTATTTTGAAGGCCCGTATCCGATGCAGACAGGGTCACTAGGCAGAAATTTATACCACCGTATTGTCACAGCTGGTCATTTATCATAA
- a CDS encoding YqjF family protein, with protein MIIKKTTQKAGAPPLSPWVLIQKWEHLLFIHLPVSPVALTSQIPEGLELDTYDGQAWISIVALKVSKNRIRYLPSIPYQHPMLQLNVRTYVKRKGEKGVYFFTMDTNKLSVVFGGKIVKAPFLHAAMKMKQSADTYHLDSLRKGNLPAVFHASYTPVGEAFYPERQSLDYWLLERYVFWTYKKNHLYRGAIQHERWKVRNAKVNIDKLAFSSFLSKAVIGENPVIHYARSKIARNGIIKKMK; from the coding sequence ATGATCATTAAAAAAACAACACAAAAAGCAGGTGCTCCTCCTCTTTCCCCATGGGTTCTGATTCAAAAATGGGAGCACCTATTATTTATTCACCTGCCGGTATCACCTGTTGCTTTGACAAGTCAAATTCCAGAGGGACTAGAATTGGATACATATGATGGGCAGGCGTGGATCAGTATCGTTGCTTTAAAAGTGAGTAAGAACCGGATCCGTTATTTGCCAAGCATTCCTTATCAGCATCCAATGTTGCAGCTGAATGTAAGAACGTATGTGAAGCGAAAAGGGGAAAAAGGCGTTTATTTCTTTACAATGGATACGAATAAATTATCTGTTGTTTTCGGAGGGAAAATAGTAAAAGCTCCTTTTCTCCATGCAGCTATGAAGATGAAGCAATCAGCAGATACCTATCATCTAGACAGCTTACGTAAAGGAAACCTGCCTGCCGTATTTCATGCAAGCTATACGCCTGTTGGAGAGGCTTTTTATCCGGAAAGACAGAGTCTTGATTATTGGCTGCTGGAACGCTATGTTTTCTGGACATATAAAAAGAATCATTTATATCGCGGGGCTATTCAGCATGAACGGTGGAAAGTCAGGAATGCAAAGGTAAATATAGATAAGCTAGCTTTTTCTTCTTTCTTATCCAAAGCGGTTATTGGAGAGAATCCAGTTATCCATTATGCCCGTTCTAAGATTGCACGCAATGGAATAATAAAAAAGATGAAGTAG
- a CDS encoding DMT family transporter yields the protein MKKIHILLFIVMLFWGFNLSAIKVLVTDIDPILVTALRIFVAGAAVLLTCLFMGLFRWPNKKEWKVILYVGIFNVVLHHTLLSVGLKYTSGVNSSLLLGTGPLLTVLLAILLLKQRVPKLRLFGFVLGFAGIFLTTSSGGGFHSIAIGDLIVFLAVLVQAFSFILIGKYHDDFDSILSTGFMLFIGSAFIFLTSQFFDNPVSDLTPLFSWKLGLVFLFSSLLCTAFGHIIYNLAIKQVGPAETTLFMNLNTLFAIIGSVLFLNESLTLFHIIGFVFILCGIFVGTGTLEYVLLKRRGKFVAK from the coding sequence TTGAAAAAAATACATATTCTTTTATTTATTGTCATGTTATTTTGGGGATTTAACCTCTCCGCTATTAAAGTTTTAGTTACCGATATCGATCCGATTTTAGTGACCGCTCTCCGAATTTTTGTTGCAGGTGCTGCGGTGCTGCTTACTTGTTTATTTATGGGGCTGTTCCGGTGGCCGAATAAAAAAGAATGGAAGGTCATCCTTTATGTCGGGATATTTAATGTTGTCCTCCATCATACGCTGCTAAGTGTCGGGTTGAAGTATACTTCTGGTGTGAACAGCAGCTTGCTTTTAGGGACAGGACCATTATTGACCGTTTTATTAGCGATTTTATTATTAAAACAGCGTGTTCCCAAATTACGTTTGTTTGGATTTGTTTTAGGATTTGCTGGTATTTTCCTTACAACGAGCTCAGGAGGCGGTTTTCATAGTATAGCGATAGGTGATTTGATAGTCTTTTTGGCTGTCTTAGTGCAGGCCTTCAGCTTTATTTTAATAGGCAAGTACCATGATGATTTTGATTCGATATTGAGCACAGGCTTTATGCTGTTCATTGGCTCGGCTTTTATCTTCCTGACAAGTCAGTTTTTTGATAATCCCGTTTCTGATTTAACGCCGCTGTTTTCATGGAAACTGGGGCTGGTATTTCTCTTTAGTTCGCTATTATGTACGGCCTTTGGACATATCATTTATAATTTAGCGATTAAGCAGGTTGGACCTGCAGAAACAACGTTATTTATGAATCTGAATACGCTTTTTGCGATAATTGGTTCGGTACTGTTCTTAAATGAAAGCCTTACTTTGTTTCACATCATTGGATTTGTTTTCATCTTGTGCGGGATATTTGTCGGGACAGGAACGTTGGAATATGTATTATTAAAGCGAAGAGGGAAGTTTGTTGCTAAGTGA
- a CDS encoding sulfurtransferase, whose translation MAEYQTNAVVSTEWADQHKEDSDVQLVEVDEDNSAYKSGHIQTAIAWNWTTQLNDQVRRDILSPEQMAYLLGKSGITPDTTIVLYGDNNNWFAAFAYWQIKMFGHSKLKLIDGGRVKWEEENRSYTTEVPTIQPVEYPVNTADASKRALQSDVAEALRTTTALIDVRSPQEYSGEMIAPQGMNETAQRSGHIPGAVNIPWKLATNEDGTFKSADDLKNLYNEKGITPDKNVITYCRIGERSAHTWFVLHELLGYENVRNYDGSWTEWGSMIGVPIEK comes from the coding sequence ATGGCAGAGTATCAAACGAATGCAGTCGTTTCCACAGAGTGGGCAGATCAACACAAAGAGGATTCGGATGTACAGCTTGTTGAAGTGGACGAAGATAATAGTGCTTATAAATCGGGGCATATCCAAACTGCGATTGCGTGGAATTGGACGACGCAACTGAACGACCAAGTACGCAGAGATATATTATCCCCGGAACAAATGGCGTATCTTCTAGGGAAATCGGGAATTACCCCAGATACTACCATTGTTCTATATGGGGATAATAACAACTGGTTTGCAGCTTTTGCTTACTGGCAAATTAAAATGTTTGGTCATTCTAAATTGAAGTTAATTGACGGAGGCCGTGTGAAATGGGAGGAAGAAAATCGTTCTTATACAACAGAAGTTCCTACAATTCAACCTGTTGAATATCCTGTAAACACAGCTGATGCATCCAAACGTGCGCTGCAATCTGATGTGGCTGAAGCACTTCGTACCACCACAGCTCTTATCGACGTCCGCAGTCCGCAAGAGTATTCTGGTGAGATGATTGCACCTCAGGGAATGAATGAGACGGCGCAAAGAAGCGGACACATTCCAGGCGCTGTCAATATTCCTTGGAAACTTGCAACAAACGAGGACGGTACGTTTAAATCAGCTGATGATCTCAAGAATTTATACAACGAAAAAGGAATAACTCCCGATAAAAACGTAATCACTTATTGCCGGATTGGAGAACGCTCAGCACATACTTGGTTTGTCCTGCACGAATTGCTTGGTTATGAAAATGTGCGAAATTATGATGGTTCCTGGACAGAATGGGGAAGCATGATTGGCGTACCTATCGAAAAGTAA
- a CDS encoding DUF1653 domain-containing protein yields the protein MKKYRHFKGREYEVLLEAIHTENNERMIVYKDMEGNVYVRPASMFFEKVEHNGKIVNRFEPIDS from the coding sequence ATGAAAAAATATAGACATTTTAAAGGTAGAGAATACGAAGTGCTTTTAGAAGCAATTCACACGGAAAATAACGAACGAATGATAGTATATAAAGATATGGAAGGGAATGTATACGTCAGACCAGCTTCTATGTTTTTTGAAAAAGTGGAACACAATGGAAAGATAGTTAATCGTTTTGAGCCAATAGATTCTTAA
- the dcd gene encoding dCTP deaminase, whose protein sequence is MLLSDKDLRELAVKHELVTPFLEQNCEGATIDLTLDSQIKKQKSNINHIIVNRVSDSDYEVFDINKEDFILEPNESVLVQSIEYFKIPNNMAGIIFERYSIKLKGLVVSPASYMNPGYEGRLSFLLTNNSNGTIQLVSGVKFCQLSIASLSSESEFPYRKQDAKYMGSEDVQLSKLHLDQEIQNYFRDSGVRELSGDEASQMGLNLMDNIKSNAKKYAEIIKENLGDNNGESSAT, encoded by the coding sequence ATGCTTTTAAGTGATAAAGACTTAAGGGAGTTGGCTGTAAAACATGAGTTAGTTACTCCTTTTCTAGAACAAAATTGCGAAGGAGCCACTATTGACTTAACGCTTGATTCGCAAATAAAAAAACAAAAATCTAATATTAATCATATTATAGTGAATAGAGTTTCAGATTCTGATTATGAAGTTTTTGATATTAACAAAGAAGATTTTATTCTAGAACCAAATGAGTCAGTGTTAGTGCAATCTATTGAGTATTTTAAAATACCTAACAATATGGCAGGAATAATTTTTGAAAGATATAGTATTAAATTAAAAGGATTAGTTGTTAGCCCTGCCAGCTATATGAATCCAGGATATGAGGGTAGATTAAGTTTTTTGCTAACTAATAATTCTAACGGAACTATTCAATTAGTATCAGGGGTTAAATTTTGCCAGTTGTCAATAGCAAGTTTATCTAGTGAATCTGAATTTCCTTATAGGAAACAAGACGCAAAATATATGGGAAGTGAAGATGTGCAATTATCCAAACTACATTTAGACCAAGAAATACAAAACTATTTCAGAGATTCAGGAGTTCGTGAATTGAGTGGTGATGAAGCTAGTCAAATGGGGTTAAATTTAATGGATAACATAAAAAGTAACGCAAAAAAATATGCTGAAATAATCAAAGAAAATTTAGGGGATAATAATGGGGAAAGCTCGGCTACGTGA
- a CDS encoding phage holin, translating into MQQAITRLAVLAVLLFNQVLVTFGWNPLPFSEEEIYEGVSAVVLAVVAIWTWWKNNSVSQEAQEADRILKDAKQNKKTKLK; encoded by the coding sequence ATGCAACAAGCAATTACAAGGTTAGCGGTACTGGCAGTTTTATTGTTTAATCAGGTATTAGTCACTTTTGGATGGAACCCATTACCATTTTCCGAGGAAGAAATTTATGAAGGAGTGTCAGCGGTAGTATTAGCCGTTGTGGCAATATGGACATGGTGGAAAAACAATTCTGTTTCTCAAGAAGCACAGGAAGCCGATCGAATTCTTAAAGATGCCAAGCAAAATAAGAAAACAAAGCTTAAATAA
- a CDS encoding YheC/YheD family protein, with translation MIIGFMRNFTNPSTTAKLFSKVCKGEGLDILYMHPKDVDMENNSVNGRLLVGDKWKRIKTELPRIIDISPYSLTKSKKLSKYLRKNAYLTDNGLNRISKDRLQELFAEDEKFNKYIIPSKHIADFNDILEFIDKYSEVVIKPVNGLMGKGVYRVRKRDDMYVVGFRTSDTEYTEEVFKDFYEKNIANKNHIIQKFICSRTAQQDDPFDCRIHVEKNGSGKWEIAKIYVRIGIGQKVISNVNQGGGIADVKQFLTANFPDKQKVILKKLKGLGNAFPYKIEEVRNTELMTLGMDVGIDENGELYLFEVNSIPTVANIRAEVALLRCEYYKYLIKNII, from the coding sequence GTGATAATTGGTTTTATGCGTAATTTTACAAACCCTAGTACAACGGCAAAATTATTTTCAAAAGTATGTAAAGGGGAAGGATTAGATATCTTATATATGCATCCGAAAGATGTAGACATGGAGAATAATTCTGTCAATGGTAGATTGTTAGTGGGGGATAAGTGGAAAAGAATAAAAACAGAATTGCCTAGAATTATCGATATTTCCCCATATTCATTAACAAAAAGCAAAAAGCTATCTAAATACTTGCGGAAGAACGCTTATTTAACAGACAACGGTCTGAATAGAATTTCCAAAGATCGTTTACAAGAGCTATTCGCTGAAGATGAGAAATTTAATAAATATATTATTCCATCGAAACACATTGCTGATTTTAATGATATCTTAGAATTTATAGACAAATATTCTGAGGTGGTAATAAAGCCCGTTAATGGTTTAATGGGAAAAGGAGTTTACCGTGTCCGCAAAAGAGATGATATGTATGTTGTTGGATTTAGGACAAGTGACACAGAATATACGGAAGAAGTATTCAAGGATTTTTATGAAAAAAATATTGCAAACAAGAACCATATAATCCAAAAATTTATCTGTTCTAGAACTGCGCAGCAAGATGACCCATTTGATTGCAGAATCCATGTAGAAAAAAATGGGTCGGGAAAATGGGAAATAGCTAAAATTTATGTTCGTATTGGCATTGGTCAAAAGGTTATCTCTAACGTAAACCAAGGTGGAGGTATTGCTGATGTTAAACAGTTCTTAACTGCTAATTTTCCTGATAAGCAAAAAGTGATTTTAAAAAAACTTAAAGGCCTCGGAAACGCTTTTCCTTACAAAATAGAGGAAGTAAGAAACACAGAGTTGATGACATTAGGTATGGACGTTGGAATAGATGAAAATGGTGAACTTTATTTATTCGAAGTGAATAGTATTCCAACGGTTGCTAATATAAGAGCCGAGGTTGCGCTGTTACGTTGCGAGTACTATAAATATTTAATTAAAAATATAATTTAA
- the ltrA gene encoding group II intron reverse transcriptase/maturase, which produces MLEQILARENLMTALHRVERNKGSHGVDGMPVQNLRAHIMEHWASIREQLETGTYYPQPVRRYEIHKEGGGMRKLGIPTVLDRFIQQAIAQVLTTIYDPTFSENSYGFRPKRRGHDAVRKARAYMKDGYRWVIDMDLEKFFDKVNHDRLMRTLSRRVKDPKVLQLIRRFLQAGIMEDGVVHPNTEGASQGGPLSPLLSNIVLDELDKELEKRGLHFVRYADDFHIYVRSKRAGHRIMESITNFIEKKMKLEVNKEKSAVDRPWKRKFLGFSFTFHKENPKIRIAKESIKRFKRRIRELTSRKKSMNMGDRIEKLNQYLAGWLGYYQLAETPTIFKELDGWIRRRLRMIRWKEWKKVKTKHKNLVKQGIKKGKAWEWANTRKSYWRTANSPILHRALGDQYWSEQGLKSLTNSYLTKRWT; this is translated from the coding sequence ATGTTGGAACAAATTCTAGCACGAGAAAACCTAATGACAGCTCTGCATCGTGTAGAGCGCAATAAAGGAAGTCACGGAGTTGATGGAATGCCCGTACAAAACCTACGAGCGCATATCATGGAACACTGGGCTTCTATTCGGGAGCAACTAGAAACGGGTACCTACTACCCTCAACCAGTTCGCCGTTACGAAATCCATAAAGAAGGCGGCGGTATGAGGAAACTGGGTATTCCCACCGTGTTAGACCGTTTTATCCAACAAGCCATCGCACAAGTGCTCACCACGATATATGACCCGACCTTCTCGGAAAATAGCTATGGCTTCCGCCCAAAGCGTCGAGGTCATGACGCTGTAAGGAAAGCCAGGGCATATATGAAGGACGGATATCGCTGGGTGATTGATATGGATTTAGAGAAATTCTTCGATAAAGTAAACCACGACCGTTTGATGCGGACGCTAAGTCGGAGGGTCAAAGACCCGAAAGTCCTTCAGCTTATCCGCAGATTCCTGCAAGCAGGAATCATGGAAGACGGAGTGGTACATCCGAATACAGAAGGAGCGTCTCAGGGCGGACCGTTAAGTCCGCTTCTCTCAAACATTGTCCTGGATGAACTGGACAAAGAGTTAGAGAAAAGAGGACTCCATTTCGTGCGCTATGCGGATGATTTTCATATTTATGTCCGTTCGAAAAGAGCAGGACACCGAATAATGGAAAGTATCACCAACTTTATAGAGAAGAAGATGAAATTGGAAGTCAATAAAGAGAAAAGTGCGGTAGACCGCCCATGGAAACGTAAATTCCTTGGATTCTCATTCACCTTTCATAAGGAAAATCCCAAGATACGGATTGCGAAAGAAAGTATCAAACGTTTCAAGCGACGAATCCGAGAATTAACGTCTCGAAAGAAATCAATGAATATGGGGGACAGAATAGAGAAACTGAATCAATATCTCGCAGGCTGGCTGGGATACTACCAGTTAGCAGAAACACCTACGATATTCAAGGAACTCGACGGATGGATTCGAAGACGTCTACGAATGATACGTTGGAAAGAGTGGAAGAAAGTGAAAACGAAACACAAGAATCTCGTGAAACAAGGAATCAAGAAAGGAAAAGCGTGGGAATGGGCAAACACAAGAAAGAGCTATTGGCGAACCGCCAATAGCCCTATCTTGCATAGAGCGCTTGGTGACCAATACTGGTCAGAACAAGGTTTGAAGAGTCTAACTAATAGCTATCTAACGAAGCGTTGGACATAA